The Camarhynchus parvulus unplaced genomic scaffold, STF_HiC, whole genome shotgun sequence genome segment CCGCAGCACCCACGGGACCCCCCCCCGCCCTGCCCCCCCAGGGATGCACGGGTGtttccagcaggatttgggggggctgCGCCTCGGGGCCGCGCGGGGCCTGGCCCGAGCCCTGGGGGGGGGCGCCGCCCCCAAAGGGGGATCACCCCCTCACCCTGACGGCCACCGTGAgtctgggggaccccaaaacaaTGGGGGGGGGGAGCCTGAAAttggggggggtggggtggggggcgCTAAAGGGTCCTGtatggggaatttgggggtccctgtgaGATtcgggggtcctgggggggattcgggggtcccaggggaggatttgggatcctgggggggatttggggtccctgagggaaaatttgggggtccctggaggggggggggtgtttttttggtttgggaatttgggggtcccaggggggatttgggatcctgggggggaatttgggggtccccagtgaggtttgggggtccccggggggttttggggtccctgaccccCCCATTTTGCCCCCCCaggtgcaggggctggggcccCGCCTGCGCCTGACtttgggggtgctgctgccaggggggGCCCCCCCGACCCCCaacctggtgctgctgctgcgctGCCACCCCCACCCGAAACGGCTGCAGCCCCCCTGCATCAAGgtaccccaaaaatacccaaagtagccccaaaaatacccaaaaaatacccaaaataacgaaaaaaaataccccaaaaacaccccaaaaatagccaaaatagccccaaaaatacccaaaataaccaaaaaaatacccccagaaatacccaaaatagccccaaaaatccaccctgaaaCGGCTGCAGCCCCCCTGCATCAAGgtaccccaaaaatacccaaaaaataccccaaaataccccaaataatcccaaaaataccccaaaaatacccaaaatagccccagaaatacccaaaatagccccaaaaatccaccctgaaaCGGCTGCAGCCCCCCTGCATCAAGgtacccccaaaaaacccaaaataccccaaatcccccctcaacctccccccaaaaattccccaaaactccccaaaccccccaaatccccaattttagGTTCCCCCCCTAATTTTGAGACTTTCCCACAATTTGTTCCTCCCtcaatttttgggatttctccctaattttttgggatttctttccctattttttgggatttctttccccatttttgggatttctttctccagtttttgggatttctttccccaatttttgggatttcttccccattctttttcccccatttttgggatttcttccccattttttgggatttctgtcccaaattttttaggatttctcCCCAGTCTTTTAGGATTTCTTCCCCATTTATTGGGAtttctttcccagttttttgggggtctctctctccccatttttggggtctctctctcctgatttttgggatttctttttccccatttttgggatttcttttcctcattttcggaacttcttttccccatttttggggtctctccccatttttgggatttttttccccatttttgggatttctctccccatttttggggtctctctctCCTGATTTTCgggatttcttttccccatttttgggatttctttttccccatttttgggatttctctccccatttttggggtctgtcTCCCCCCattttcaggatttcttttccccatttttggggttttttttcccccattttagggaatttttcccccctcaggtgccgctgctgctgccggggcTGCGCTTCCAGTTCGGGACCTGGCTGGAGCCGGGGGGGGGCCCGGGGAGGCTGCAGGTGAcgggggacacctggggggtcagggacacacctggggacacctggggcatctcagacacacctgggggaggaggggacacctggggatacCTGGGGGgtcagacacacctggggacacctgggacacacctggggacacctgggacacacctggggggggtcagacacagctggggacacctgggacacacctggggacacctggggggtcACACGGTGCCTCTCCCCCCCcccaggtgctggtgctgtgcccgGGCCGGGAGGGGCCGGTGCTGACGGCCCAGGTGGGGCTGCCCCCCGTGGCCACCTGAGcgcacctgggggcacctggggcacctgcccctggcacctggggcacctgaGGGCATCTGTGTCACCTGCGCCACCTGCACCTGAGAGACACCcgtgtcacctgtccctggtGTCACCTGCGCCACCGGCACCTGGCACTGGCTCATCGTGTCACCCCTGCCCCGTGTCACCAGCACCTGGCACCGTGCCAGccctcacctgtgtcacctgtgacCCCTCACCTGTGGTACATctttgtcacctgtgtcaccttcTCTGGTGTCacacctgtcccctcacctgtcacCCCTCCCgtgtcacacctgtcccaggtgtcacctgtcccctcacccGTGTCACACCCGTGTCACACCcatgtcacacctgtgtcacacctgtcccctcacctgtgtcacacccatGTCACACccgtgtcacacctgtgtcacacctgtcccctcacccgtgtcacacctgtcccctcacctgtgtcacacccgtgtcacacctgtgtcacacctgtcccaggtgtcacctgtcccctcacctgtgtcacacccGTGTCACACCTGtcgtccccgtgtccccaataAAGCTCCcggtgctgcagccctggctcgttgggggaggggcggccgcagtcccccccagttccccccccagtccccccagttcccccagtccgGCCCTGGTGCCTTTTGCCTTTATTGAGCCACGACACAAACCCAGCGGGGGCtgaactgggacaaactgggaccGACTGGGAGctgccccccctcccccccccgctCCCCAAATCGGGGTCATTGCGGCAGccgggggggaggggcggggccggggacccggggggggtccccaaaatccgggggggggtcccggggggatTGAGGGGACCCTGGAGtttggggggtctcaggggtccccaaaatccaggggtGTCCCGGGGGGTCCCAGAATCCGGGAGGGTCCCCAAATTCCAGGAGATGTggtccccaaaaatccaggggGGTCCCGGGTCCAGCggcgggggtcccgggggtgcCCCCCCTCAGAAGCTCACCAGTGTATACACCATactgggggagggaggggcaCACTGGGgctcccagttcagcccagtgcccccccagtgccccccccatccatcctcatcccagtgccccccagttcagcccagttcagcccagttcagcccagtgcccccccagtcccttccagtccatcccagttgatcccagtgccccccagtcctgtcccagtgccccccaaatCTCTTCCCAGTGcgtcccagtctgtcccagtcccccccagtttGCACCAGTTCCTCCCAGTGCGTCCCAGTGCGTCCCAGTTTCCCCCTCACCTGTACAGGTAGTAGAAGAAGGAGAGCAGGTAGAAAGCCAGTTtgccccagtctgtcccagtttgcaccagtcccccccagtctgtcccagtccccccagtctgtcccagtccccCCTCACCTGTACAGGTAGTAGAAGAAGGAGAGCAGGTAGAAGGCCAGTTtgccccagtctgtcccagtttgcaccagtgccccccagtctgtcccagtccccCCTCACCTGTACAGGTAGTAGAAGAAGGAGAGCAGGTAGAAGGCCAGTTTGCACCAGGCCTCCTTCTGGCAGTAGCCCAGGATGTCGGCGTCCATGATGGACACGGCGTCAAAGAGACCCTCGGAGCCCTCGGCCGGGCGGTGGAAATacctggggacaccatggggacactggggacactggggacactgaggggacaccacacagacacagggacacggggccCAAGGACCCCTCGGAGCTGTAGGATGGGCAGTGAAAATacctggggacattttggggacgttttggggacattttggggagaTCAGGGACACTCtggtgacattggggacaccgtggggacactgtggggacaccgTGGGAACACGTGGTGCCCAAGGGGCCCTCGGAGATGTGGGATGGAAGTacctgggacacactggggacacacaaGGGACAttctggggacattggggacaccatggggtaggggagggacacagggacacagcgcccaagcacagctcagagctctgggatggTTGGTGGAAGTACCCGGGGACATCaaggacactttggggacactggggacactttggggacagcatggggacactttggggacagcatggggacacTTTTGCCACATTGGGGACAGACACCGTGGGGGTTATGGGGGAGGATGTGGGGCACGggggggacacactggggacatcagggacatccCACCCCCCAGcgaccccccagacccccctggtacccccagagctgctgcagcagcagggccaggtcTGACCCCGgagccctggggacccccaaacctgGGAACCTCAaaccctccaggacccccagacTCCTCAGAGCCCCTCTGACCAGCCCGGCGCCCCCCGGTACCTCCAGaggtggcagagcagcaggggcaggttCAGCCCCagacccccgtgtccccccgtgcCCCCTGATCCCCCCCatgcccccggtgccccccgtgcccccccgtACCCCTGGTGCCCCCCCATGCCCCCCGTGCGCCCCGGTACCTCCAGAGGTGGTagagcagcaggggcaggttCAGCCCCAGACCCCCGTGtacccccggtgccccccgtgtccccccgtgcccccccatGCCCCCCGGTACCTCCAGAGGTGGTagagcagcaggggcaggttCAGCCCCAGCGTCACCCACTCGGCCGCGCACAGGAACATGAGGCAGAAGAGCCCGTGGATGCAGTACTCGGGCACCACCAGCTGGGGGCGAGAGTGACACACCCCCGGTGTCACCAGggccaccccagtgtcaccaaaGGTCAACCCAGGGTCCGCAAAGGTCACCCCACTGTCACGGGGACACCCCATTGTCACCGGGACACCCCAACTGTCACCAGGGCCACCCCAGTGTCACGGGGACACCCCATTGTCACCAAAGGTCACCTTATTATCACCGAGGCCACCCCATTGTCACCAAGGCCACCAATTGTCACCAGGGCCATCTCATTGTCCCCAAAGGTCACCCCtttgtccccaaagccacccccaGCAATACTCGGCACCACCACCAGGGGGCGACACCGGTGACAGCCCCAAGGCCCCGCCCCAtcccaggccccgccccctcacTCAGGCCCCGCCCACCCTTATTCGCGGGCGGGGttccatttttgggggatgtttattttggggaggggtcactTTTTGGGGGCATTTCTATTTGGGGGGGTTCCGTTTTTATAGGGGGGGTTTCAGTTTGGGGGgcatcagggtttttttggtttctaatgggggggggggttcagttttttgggagggttttgaATTTGAGGGGGGGGCAGTTTCTGacagggctgttttggggagggggggctcagttttgggggggctcagttttgggggggttcagtattttttgggggggttcagTATTTTTAGGGACAACTCAatatttttggggaggtttcAGTATTTTGGGTCGGGGGTTTCAGTGTTTGGGGGGGGttcagaatttttggggggtgttaAGTATTTTTAAGGGGGGGGTCAGTATTTTTTGGGCAGGCTtcagtttttttggggggggtttcaatatttttgggggggtattTAGTACTTTTTGGCGCGGGggttcagtattttttaaaggtggtttcaggttttttggggggggtcagTATTTTTTGAGAGATTTCAGCATTTTGGGGGGTCAGTATTTTTTGAGAGATTTCagcattttggggggggtcagtatttttggggggatttcagcattttgggggggtcagTATTTTTAGAGGaggtttcaggttttttgggggggggtcagtatttttttgggggggtccccacCTTGCGCAGGAGGCAGCAAATCCTCTCGATGTTTTTCAACCGTTCGCGCTGGGGGGGGTGAAATGGATGGGGGGGGTCGGGGggtgtccccaaaacccctggagACCCCCCCGAGGTCCCtccctgggtttgggggggggaggggctctggctgcccctcccccccaacTTTGAGGAGTTTGGGGGAAGGACACGAACGGGGtcgggggggggaggggccgggcccGTCCTGGATTTGGGGGGCTAAAAATAGAAACCGACCTCGATTCCTCCCCCCCCCGACCCAGAACCCCCCCCCCACCCGcactgcccctcccccacccctgctgcccctccccccctccccggggggggattttggggggtcctgagtCCAATGGGTGGGGGGGTCTGGAAAtgttttggggggctctgggagggtCTTGGGGGGGATTtagaggggtctgggggttccAGGGGAAATTGGGGGTCTGGGAGGGTCCCAGGAATCCTGGGGGGTCTGGGGaagtttttggggggaatttcggggtgtcctggagctctgggggtTCCAAGGGTAActcggggggtcccgggggggtcccgggggggtcccgggggtcccgggggtcgcTCACCGCCCGCGCGGGGTTCCCTTGGTCGATCGGGTTCTTGAAGTCCGTGCGGAGCTCGTCAAAGGCGATGATCTGGGGGAGGGAATAGGGtgggggggtcctgaggagACCCCCGGAATCCAAACAACTCCTGAgagcccccccaaaaacccccaacccccccaaacctcctcaAACGAggtgggggagggaaaagggggagcCTGAAGGGACCcgaaccccccaaaatctcctcctgacccccccaacccccaaaaacccccccaggaccctcccCAAGCCCAACCCCGcgtgggggaggggcagcaaaacccagagcccccaaaacaccccctgggccccccccaaaatttgggttaccccggggggaggggcggggggggcagggagggcaccgagacccccccagacccccccaaaacccctccagacccccccaaaaccccccagaccccccaaaacccctccagaacccccaaaaccccccccaaaaaggcGGCAGCAGAGCCGCTGCAtctgttgccatggcaacgcCGCCGCTTAGCAACGGCCTTAGCAACGGCGATGGGGGGGGGGCCCTGAACCCCCGGACCCCCGGGgtctccccaaattcctccatcccCCCCCCCATCGTTGCCATGGTAACCCGCCCCCGTCTGGCAACGCCGCCCTTCCCCCCCCAGAGCATCCttgccgcccctccccccccctcgGCGTTGCCTGGCAACGCCCGCCCcgctcctccccacccccccaaagCATCGcgacccccccaccccaaaattcgcCCCCtccccccagattttggggatcgccgccccctcccccaaTGGGGGGGGGTTCAGCTGCCAATTccgacccccccccccaatttccattgcccctccccccacccagGGGGGTTGGGGGCGATTCCTGGGCCCCCCCCTCAAAATTgcgacccctccccaaaatctcgacaccccttccccccccccaattcccctcccccatttcccttggggccaatttttgggggggtttcgGTGACAATTCCCGGGGGGGTTTTGGTGACaatttttgggggaggttttggggacactcccggggacccccccccaaattttggccCCCCCCCGGCCCCACTCACGTGCCAGATGACGAAGAAGATGAGGGAGGCGCAGAGCACGAGGGTCAGCATGTAGCAGAAGGCGGCGAAGGTGAACGCCATgatggggggggaggggcgcggggggggctccgggggtggggggggggggggggctcagccccgggGGGGTCCGGCCTCGGCCATGGGGGggggggcaaaaaaaaagggggagggggaCCCGAGAAACGCTACCGGGAAGGGCCGGAGGGCGCCATGGCccgggagggggcggggcttgcgAGGGGCGGAGCTTcggagggggcggggctga includes the following:
- the CNIH2 gene encoding protein cornichon homolog 2; translation: MAFTFAAFCYMLTLVLCASLIFFVIWHIIAFDELRTDFKNPIDQGNPARARERLKNIERICCLLRKLVVPEYCIHGLFCLMFLCAAEWVTLGLNLPLLLYHLWRYFHRPAEGSEGLFDAVSIMDADILGYCQKEAWCKLAFYLLSFFYYLYSMVYTLVSF
- the LOC115916230 gene encoding vegetative cell wall protein gp1-like — protein: MHGCFQQDLGGLRLGAARGLARALGGGAAPKGGSPPHPDGHRAGAGAPPAPDFGGAAARGGPPDPQPGAAAALPPPPETAAAPLHQGAAAAAGAALPVRDLAGAGGGPGEAAGAGAVPGPGGAGADGPGGAAPRGHLSAPGGTWGTCPWHLGHLRASVSPAPPAPERHPCHLSLVSPAPPAPGTGSSCHPCPVSPAPGTVPALTCVTCDPSPVVHLCHLCHLLWCHTCPLTCHPSRVTPVPGVTCPLTRVTPVSHPCHTCVTPVPSPVPALVPFAFIEPRHKPSGG